A single window of Leclercia adecarboxylata DNA harbors:
- a CDS encoding ABC transporter ATP-binding protein, which translates to MIEVKNLNLAFGEGEKRSQVLYDVNINVQPGEIYGLVGESGSGKTTVLKCLAGLFTHWDGALAINGQPLERRISPQRCRLVQMVFQDPYGSLHPRHTIGDILEEPLQIHGINDRDRRIYALLDKVGLNRAFRDRYPHQLSGGQRQRVAIARALILEPQVLLLDEPTSALDVSVQAEILNLLAELQRESKLTYLMVTHDLGVIAHLCQKVAVMQYGKILETLTVDDLVAGQAQTDYTRMLVNASQQYSREMAREVAVY; encoded by the coding sequence ATGATCGAGGTAAAAAACCTGAATCTGGCATTCGGCGAAGGCGAGAAACGCAGCCAGGTTCTGTATGACGTCAATATTAACGTCCAGCCGGGGGAGATTTACGGCCTGGTGGGGGAGTCGGGCTCGGGCAAAACCACGGTGCTGAAGTGCCTGGCCGGGTTATTCACCCACTGGGACGGGGCGCTGGCGATCAACGGCCAGCCGCTGGAGCGGCGCATCAGCCCCCAGCGCTGTCGGCTGGTACAGATGGTGTTTCAGGATCCCTACGGTTCGCTGCACCCGCGGCATACCATCGGCGATATTCTGGAAGAGCCGCTGCAAATCCACGGCATCAACGACCGGGATCGCCGTATTTATGCCCTGCTGGATAAAGTCGGCCTCAACCGTGCCTTCCGCGATCGCTATCCCCATCAGCTTTCAGGCGGCCAGCGCCAGCGCGTGGCGATTGCCCGGGCGCTGATCCTCGAGCCGCAGGTGCTGCTGCTCGACGAACCCACCTCGGCGCTGGATGTCTCGGTGCAGGCGGAGATTTTAAACCTGCTGGCGGAACTGCAGCGCGAGTCGAAGCTCACCTACCTGATGGTGACCCACGATTTGGGCGTGATCGCCCATCTGTGCCAGAAGGTGGCGGTGATGCAGTACGGGAAAATCCTTGAAACGCTGACGGTAGATGATCTGGTGGCGGGGCAGGCGCAAACCGATTACACCCGGATGCTGGTCAACGCCAGCCAGCAGTACTCCCGTGAGATGGCCAGGGAGGTGGCGGTGTATTAG
- a CDS encoding ABC transporter ATP-binding protein, with product MTSSILAATDAPLLDVRDLHVDFINGRAVTNAVRGVSFQLGREKLAIVGESGSGKSTVGRALLRLHPAKAQIAATRMQFVDVDLRSVSEAQMRGIRGKRISMIMQDPKYSLNPVVCVGDQIAEAWLTHHPGRKAEAKAKVLEMLDVVRIRQPKRVYQLYPHEISGGQGQRIMIAMMLITDPELVIADEPTSALDVSVRLQVLGLLDDLVQSRGLGLIFISHDINLVRSFCDRVLVMYAGRVVESIAACDLHNAKHPYTQGLINALPEMNHRRPVLPVLQRQASWLTE from the coding sequence GTGACATCCTCGATCCTCGCAGCAACTGATGCGCCACTGCTGGACGTGCGCGATCTGCACGTCGACTTTATCAACGGACGCGCGGTGACCAACGCGGTGCGCGGCGTCTCCTTTCAGCTCGGGCGCGAGAAGCTGGCGATTGTCGGCGAGTCGGGCTCGGGGAAATCCACCGTCGGGCGGGCGCTGCTGCGCCTGCACCCGGCAAAGGCGCAGATCGCCGCCACCCGGATGCAGTTCGTCGACGTCGATCTGCGCAGCGTCAGCGAAGCGCAGATGCGCGGCATTCGCGGCAAGCGCATCTCGATGATCATGCAGGATCCGAAATACTCCCTGAACCCCGTGGTCTGCGTTGGGGATCAGATTGCCGAGGCCTGGCTGACCCACCATCCGGGGCGCAAGGCGGAGGCGAAAGCCAAAGTGCTGGAGATGCTGGATGTGGTGCGTATTCGCCAGCCGAAACGGGTGTATCAGCTCTATCCGCATGAGATCTCCGGCGGGCAGGGGCAGCGCATCATGATCGCCATGATGCTGATCACCGACCCGGAGCTGGTGATCGCCGATGAACCGACCTCGGCGCTGGACGTCTCGGTGCGGTTGCAGGTGCTGGGATTGCTGGACGATTTAGTCCAGTCCCGCGGGCTGGGGCTGATCTTTATCAGTCACGATATCAACCTGGTGCGCAGCTTCTGCGACCGGGTACTGGTGATGTACGCCGGGCGGGTGGTGGAGTCGATTGCCGCCTGTGACCTGCACAACGCAAAACATCCCTATACGCAGGGGCTGATCAATGCCCTGCCGGAGATGAACCACCGCCGTCCGGTGCTGCCGGTGTTGCAGCGCCAGGCTAGCTGGCTGACCGAATAA
- a CDS encoding ABC transporter permease, translating to MTVSLDTPLQPVRSEGRQRLARMARRSFGFVGQMARNPLTAIGGGIILLLLIVAAFAPWIAPYNPLVQDLNNALVAPNAQHWFGTDEFGRDIFSRLVYGSRITLYIVLLVSVTVGPLGLLLGVTAGYFGGKVDAVLMRVTDIFISFPSLVLALAFVAALGPGLEHVVIAITITAWPPIARLARAETLSLRQADFISAVRLQGASPVRVLWRHIVPLCLPSVIIRITMNMAGIILTAAGLGFLGLGAQPPEPEWGAMISSGRTYMMECWWVVTIPGLAILINSLAFNFLGDGLRDILDPRSN from the coding sequence ATGACCGTTTCTCTGGATACACCGCTGCAGCCCGTTCGCAGCGAAGGACGCCAGCGCCTGGCGCGGATGGCCCGTCGCAGCTTCGGCTTTGTCGGGCAGATGGCGCGCAACCCGCTGACGGCCATTGGCGGCGGCATCATCCTGCTGCTGTTGATTGTTGCGGCCTTCGCGCCCTGGATTGCACCGTACAACCCGCTGGTGCAGGATCTGAATAACGCCCTGGTGGCGCCGAACGCGCAGCACTGGTTTGGCACCGACGAGTTTGGCCGGGATATCTTCAGCCGCCTGGTGTACGGCTCGCGCATCACGCTCTATATCGTGCTGCTGGTGTCGGTCACCGTCGGTCCGCTGGGGCTGCTGCTGGGGGTTACCGCCGGGTACTTTGGCGGCAAGGTCGACGCAGTGCTGATGCGCGTCACCGATATCTTTATCTCCTTCCCGAGCCTGGTGCTGGCGCTGGCCTTTGTCGCCGCCCTCGGTCCGGGGCTGGAGCACGTGGTGATTGCGATTACCATCACCGCCTGGCCGCCGATTGCTCGCCTGGCCCGCGCCGAAACCCTGTCGTTGCGCCAGGCCGATTTTATCTCCGCCGTGCGTCTGCAGGGGGCCTCCCCGGTGCGGGTGCTGTGGCGTCACATTGTGCCGCTGTGCCTGCCGTCGGTGATTATCCGTATCACCATGAACATGGCGGGGATCATCCTGACCGCCGCCGGTCTCGGCTTCCTCGGTCTCGGCGCACAGCCGCCGGAGCCGGAGTGGGGGGCGATGATCTCCAGCGGGCGAACCTACATGATGGAGTGCTGGTGGGTAGTGACTATTCCGGGGCTGGCAATTCTGATTAACAGCCTGGCGTTCAACTTCTTAGGAGATGGCTTACGTGACATCCTCGATCCTCGCAGCAACTGA
- a CDS encoding ABC transporter permease — protein sequence MSVAILAPGSRTRRFSKRLTQVLVTLFGLLVLTFFIGRVMPVDPVLAIVGPDADHSTYQQVYQQLGFDKSLLTQFGIYLNNLLHGDFGNALLTGKPVLDDIMRVFPATLELATMAIIVGAGLGIPLGVLAAARRNSVSDYVVRIISLAGYSTPIFWVGMMGLLLFYAWLGWVGGAGRLDLGLDGLVPRRTGLMTIDALLAGNSAVFWNAINHLVLPASLLGFHSLAYISRMTRSFMLAQLSQEFIITARVKGLTERQVIWNHAFRNILVQLLTVVALAYGSLLEGAVLIETVFSWPGFGSYLTGSLLLGDMNAVMGCVLLVGMIFVMLNLLSDMLYQLFDPRTKS from the coding sequence ATGAGCGTTGCGATCCTCGCCCCGGGCTCCCGCACCCGGCGTTTCTCGAAACGATTAACCCAGGTGCTGGTGACCCTGTTCGGCCTGCTGGTGCTGACCTTCTTTATCGGCCGGGTGATGCCGGTGGATCCGGTGCTGGCGATTGTCGGCCCGGATGCCGACCACAGCACCTATCAGCAGGTTTATCAGCAGCTGGGCTTTGATAAATCGTTGCTGACCCAGTTCGGTATCTACCTGAACAACCTGCTGCACGGCGATTTCGGCAATGCCCTGCTGACCGGCAAACCGGTGCTGGACGACATTATGCGCGTCTTCCCGGCGACCCTTGAGCTGGCGACGATGGCGATTATTGTCGGGGCCGGGTTAGGCATTCCGCTGGGGGTGCTGGCCGCCGCACGTCGTAACAGCGTCTCAGATTATGTAGTGCGCATCATCAGCCTCGCCGGTTACTCCACGCCGATCTTCTGGGTCGGGATGATGGGGCTGCTGCTGTTCTACGCCTGGCTCGGCTGGGTGGGCGGCGCCGGACGGCTGGATCTGGGTCTGGATGGCCTGGTCCCGCGTCGCACCGGACTGATGACCATCGATGCCCTGCTGGCAGGCAATAGTGCGGTGTTCTGGAACGCCATTAACCATCTGGTGCTGCCGGCTTCGCTGCTGGGCTTCCACTCCCTGGCCTACATCAGCCGCATGACCCGCAGCTTTATGCTGGCCCAGCTGTCGCAGGAGTTCATCATCACTGCCCGGGTGAAAGGTTTAACCGAGCGGCAGGTGATCTGGAACCACGCGTTTCGCAACATCCTGGTGCAGCTGCTCACCGTGGTGGCGCTGGCCTACGGCTCGCTGCTGGAAGGGGCGGTGCTGATTGAAACCGTCTTCTCCTGGCCGGGCTTTGGCTCCTATCTCACCGGCAGCCTGCTGCTGGGGGACATGAACGCGGTGATGGGCTGCGTCCTGCTGGTGGGGATGATCTTCGTGATGCTCAACCTGCTCTCCGACATGCTGTATCAACTTTTTGACCCGAGGACGAAATCATGA
- a CDS encoding mandelate racemase family protein, with protein MKIESVNVTVFQYPTRRVSDTAGHSHPGPEGLAKMAMLTITADDGTKGYSFAPPEVVRPFVVNTFFRKVMVGQDAFNREKIWQELAHWQRGSAHQLTERALGFVEQALWDLIGRKLNMPVWKLLGGYRDKVPAYGSTMCGDDLPGGLSTPEEYASFAETLVARGYKAIKLHTWMPPVSFAPNPKMDVKACAAVREAVGPDIDLMIDGYHWYSRTEALYIGKELEKLNFAWFEEPMEEESMSSYAWLAENLSIPIIGPESLGGKHHSRADWIKAGACDILRAGSNGVGGISPTLKVANLAESFGMDCEVHGNGAASLAVIGAIKNCRWYERGLLHPFLDYDEPAAYLHSLIDPMDDEGMVSLPTRPGLGEDINFAYIEANTVSHD; from the coding sequence ATGAAAATCGAATCTGTAAACGTCACCGTCTTTCAGTATCCCACGCGCCGGGTCTCCGACACCGCCGGACACTCCCACCCGGGACCGGAAGGTCTGGCAAAAATGGCGATGCTGACCATTACCGCAGACGATGGCACCAAAGGGTATTCATTTGCACCGCCGGAAGTGGTGCGCCCTTTTGTGGTCAACACCTTCTTTCGTAAAGTGATGGTCGGCCAGGACGCGTTTAATCGCGAGAAGATCTGGCAGGAGCTGGCCCACTGGCAGCGCGGCAGCGCCCACCAGCTGACCGAACGCGCGCTGGGTTTTGTTGAGCAGGCGCTGTGGGATCTGATTGGCCGTAAGCTCAATATGCCGGTGTGGAAACTGCTCGGCGGCTACCGCGACAAAGTCCCGGCCTACGGCAGCACCATGTGCGGGGATGACCTGCCCGGTGGCCTCTCGACGCCGGAAGAGTACGCCAGCTTCGCCGAGACGCTGGTGGCCCGCGGCTATAAGGCGATCAAGCTGCACACCTGGATGCCGCCGGTCTCCTTCGCCCCTAACCCGAAGATGGACGTCAAAGCCTGCGCCGCAGTGCGTGAAGCGGTCGGCCCGGACATTGACCTGATGATCGACGGCTACCACTGGTACAGCCGCACCGAGGCGCTGTACATCGGCAAGGAGCTGGAGAAGCTTAACTTCGCGTGGTTCGAAGAGCCGATGGAAGAGGAGAGCATGTCCTCCTACGCCTGGCTGGCGGAAAACCTCTCCATTCCGATTATCGGGCCGGAAAGCCTGGGCGGTAAGCACCACAGCCGCGCCGACTGGATCAAAGCCGGGGCCTGCGACATCCTGCGCGCCGGATCGAACGGCGTCGGCGGTATCTCGCCGACCCTGAAAGTAGCGAACCTCGCGGAGTCGTTCGGCATGGACTGCGAAGTGCACGGCAACGGCGCGGCGAGCCTGGCGGTGATTGGCGCCATCAAGAACTGCCGCTGGTACGAGCGCGGCCTGCTGCACCCGTTCCTCGATTACGACGAACCAGCGGCCTATCTGCACAGCCTGATCGACCCGATGGATGACGAGGGCATGGTCAGCCTGCCGACGCGCCCGGGACTCGGCGAAGACATTAATTTTGCGTATATCGAAGCCAATACCGTCAGCCACGACTGA